One genomic region from Candidatus Aminicenantes bacterium encodes:
- a CDS encoding helix-turn-helix domain-containing protein, with protein sequence MAKAPENFAEMVKEVRQQLGLSQEELAHELGVSFSTINRWENSKTVPFKLARRQLEAFCERMKEQGKLSW encoded by the coding sequence ATGGCAAAGGCACCGGAAAATTTTGCGGAGATGGTCAAAGAAGTCCGCCAGCAACTGGGGCTCAGCCAGGAAGAGCTGGCTCACGAGCTGGGCGTGAGCTTTTCCACGATCAACCGCTGGGAAAACAGCAAGACGGTGCCCTTCAAACTGGCGCGAAGGCAGCTCGAAGCTTTTTGTGAGCGGATGAAAGAACAGGGGAAGTTGTCCTGGTGA